One segment of bacterium DNA contains the following:
- a CDS encoding uroporphyrinogen decarboxylase family protein has translation MSYEDGLAAINLQMPKRVPRFEPSAESYHFELIKAVTGIEVSVDSSEEEQLRAAQAFLKAWNYDLYFGCEIANAELSAKATKMGHAVYAQRGADFDNDISCPFTDVEEVLSFDPWEVYGPRDEKQLIERFNKHYRTQCELYPTNVNTTGIYITLMSGMIKIFGWEMLLEAAGTDPNRFGNVVNRYSTWIEQYYRAMAQSEATVIYSHDDMVWTEGAFMHPSWYREYIFPNLKRLWQPLVDSGKKIIFICDGNYTQFVDDVAACGNAGFWFEIFTDLKHITEKFGKTHIIVGNADVRILTWGSKPQIRAEVERCMAAGKNCPGYFMCCSGHIPANVPVESALYYNQVYEELSKR, from the coding sequence ATGTCATACGAGGATGGATTGGCAGCGATTAATCTGCAGATGCCGAAGAGGGTGCCGCGGTTTGAGCCTAGCGCAGAGTCTTATCACTTTGAGCTGATTAAGGCGGTGACGGGGATTGAAGTCAGCGTGGATAGCTCTGAAGAGGAACAGCTTCGGGCGGCTCAGGCGTTTTTGAAGGCTTGGAACTATGACCTCTATTTTGGCTGCGAAATCGCTAATGCCGAACTAAGCGCGAAGGCGACTAAGATGGGGCATGCCGTCTATGCCCAGCGCGGAGCCGACTTCGACAACGATATCTCTTGTCCATTCACGGACGTTGAGGAAGTGCTTTCTTTCGACCCGTGGGAAGTCTATGGTCCTCGCGACGAGAAGCAGCTAATCGAGCGTTTCAATAAGCACTACCGTACGCAGTGCGAGCTTTACCCCACTAACGTCAACACCACCGGCATCTATATCACTCTGATGTCAGGGATGATTAAGATATTCGGGTGGGAGATGCTGCTTGAGGCAGCGGGTACTGACCCTAATCGCTTTGGCAATGTGGTTAATCGCTATTCTACTTGGATTGAGCAGTATTACCGTGCGATGGCACAGTCTGAGGCGACGGTTATCTACAGCCACGACGACATGGTGTGGACAGAAGGCGCGTTTATGCACCCAAGCTGGTATCGCGAGTATATCTTTCCCAACCTTAAGCGCCTATGGCAGCCTTTGGTGGATAGCGGCAAGAAGATTATCTTCATCTGCGACGGCAATTACACGCAGTTTGTTGATGACGTCGCCGCGTGCGGTAATGCAGGCTTCTGGTTCGAGATATTCACCGATTTAAAGCATATAACTGAAAAGTTTGGCAAGACCCACATTATCGTTGGTAACGCCGACGTCCGCATCCTGACTTGGGGCAGCAAACCCCAGATAAGGGCTGAGGTCGAGCGCTGCATGGCCGCAGGTAAGAATTGCCCCGGCTATTTCATGTGTTGCAGCGGCCACATCCCAGCTAACGTTCCTGTCGAGAGCGCCCTCTACTATAACCAGGTGTACGAAGAACTGAGCAAGAGGTAA
- a CDS encoding trypsin-like peptidase domain-containing protein — protein MLANKLKVYSLIGLLIILCSIASAETKLDGKRAPWVEPYQTAIKSIVGIGNGISMGSGFILTESGYVLTCNHHLKQESNNQVMLLDGTMVPYRVVVQNEYYDLALIKIVSDKPFIPAKLGRSSEIKIAEPVMAIGNPYGLTFSATTGVISGVNRKVGNTFAQYDSVLLTDAAVNYGSSGGPLINMNGEVLGVTVECIAINAAIPIDTVLRELPDLINAEARYGYKLGLKLNPDKTGVVKEVVKGSPAEKAGLVVGDVVTSINKKPIVRSLDFILELLDHKGGDKLSLTVKRKSIVLNKTITLGVVPLRAAEQVANLTPGLFVDLYSGNWNKLPDFSKLTSAGRNVAGDVSLDASLKGKNYYGLRFTGYVNVPTDGVYGFFIASDDGSRICIGNQVVTDHDGLHGANEKAGFIPLKAGYHPITIEYFQRDGGSDLKVYADGPGFAKQALPSTSLFHKAN, from the coding sequence ATGCTAGCAAACAAATTGAAAGTGTATTCACTGATTGGATTGTTAATAATTTTGTGCTCAATCGCAAGCGCTGAGACTAAGCTTGACGGCAAACGGGCGCCGTGGGTTGAGCCTTATCAAACGGCAATTAAGTCTATTGTGGGGATTGGCAATGGCATTTCAATGGGGAGCGGATTTATCCTCACTGAAAGCGGCTATGTGCTTACCTGCAATCATCACCTTAAACAAGAAAGCAACAATCAGGTAATGCTTCTGGACGGGACAATGGTTCCCTATCGCGTTGTAGTTCAGAATGAATACTACGATCTCGCTCTTATTAAGATTGTTTCTGATAAGCCCTTTATTCCTGCCAAATTGGGGCGCAGTAGTGAGATCAAGATCGCCGAACCGGTGATGGCGATTGGCAACCCTTATGGGCTAACATTCTCCGCAACGACAGGCGTCATCTCAGGTGTTAATCGCAAGGTCGGCAATACATTTGCCCAATATGATAGCGTTCTTCTGACAGACGCTGCCGTGAATTACGGAAGTTCAGGCGGGCCGCTAATCAACATGAATGGCGAAGTGTTAGGGGTTACGGTCGAGTGCATTGCAATCAATGCCGCTATTCCGATTGACACTGTTTTGCGTGAGTTACCTGATTTGATTAACGCGGAAGCGCGTTATGGATACAAGCTTGGACTTAAGCTTAACCCAGATAAGACAGGTGTTGTTAAGGAAGTCGTGAAAGGCTCACCCGCTGAAAAGGCAGGGCTTGTGGTTGGCGATGTAGTAACGAGCATCAACAAAAAGCCGATCGTAAGAAGTCTTGACTTCATACTTGAACTACTTGATCACAAAGGCGGCGATAAGCTGAGCCTCACTGTAAAACGCAAAAGCATTGTATTAAATAAGACTATCACTCTTGGCGTAGTCCCGTTGAGAGCCGCTGAACAAGTTGCAAATTTAACCCCTGGGCTATTCGTTGATCTCTACTCTGGCAATTGGAACAAGCTGCCTGATTTCAGCAAATTGACCTCTGCGGGTAGAAATGTTGCCGGTGATGTATCGCTTGATGCTTCGCTAAAGGGTAAGAACTACTACGGTTTGCGTTTCACAGGTTATGTCAACGTGCCGACAGATGGCGTGTATGGCTTCTTTATTGCCTCGGATGATGGCAGTCGCATCTGTATCGGCAATCAGGTTGTAACCGATCATGATGGCCTACATGGGGCGAATGAGAAGGCTGGTTTCATCCCTCTCAAAGCAGGTTATCATCCCATTACCATCGAATACTTCCAACGCGATGGGGGAAGTGATCTGAAGGTTTATGCAGATGGTCCCGGCTTTGCCAAACAAGCGCTACCTTCAACCTCTCTCTTTCATAAAGCCAATTAG
- a CDS encoding trypsin-like peptidase domain-containing protein — protein MMIKLQIRLARVVMGAFVFLLALPSLPANDLGPMPWDKLYSSCMKSSVDVHIYKSASGSAEGSGFVFNEAGYGFSNCHVVSVEGTRMVSFGDGTRLPFKVIVRKDDLDIAMIKVESDKPLYAGKLGYSSKLVVGEPVMAIGNHATMGMMATCGIISGINRFYGYNWHLPGNEMATTIHYDMIQTDAYIVGGNSGGPLYNSLGEVIGINSGERRFARRMAFSIPIDKCITLMPGLLTDAAYYKFTLGMNVDARSVGIVTNVVAGTPAEVAGVKVGDRVINVDGKTVKLGLDFWTYLIDLKPGTAVRLTLKRGKADVITTVILGAPK, from the coding sequence ATGATGATTAAACTACAAATTCGATTGGCAAGAGTGGTAATGGGGGCATTTGTGTTCCTTTTGGCTTTGCCTTCCCTACCGGCAAACGATCTTGGGCCGATGCCTTGGGATAAGCTCTACTCGAGTTGTATGAAAAGTTCCGTAGACGTCCATATCTATAAATCGGCGAGTGGCTCAGCCGAAGGTAGTGGGTTTGTCTTTAACGAGGCCGGTTATGGGTTCAGCAACTGCCATGTGGTCTCGGTAGAAGGCACTCGCATGGTCTCCTTTGGTGATGGCACACGGCTTCCTTTCAAGGTTATTGTAAGAAAGGACGACCTCGACATCGCGATGATAAAGGTGGAATCCGACAAGCCTCTTTATGCAGGGAAACTTGGCTATAGCAGCAAGCTGGTGGTTGGCGAGCCGGTGATGGCAATTGGCAACCATGCGACCATGGGAATGATGGCGACTTGCGGAATTATTAGTGGTATCAACCGCTTCTATGGCTACAATTGGCACCTGCCCGGTAATGAGATGGCAACCACTATCCACTACGACATGATACAGACCGATGCCTATATCGTTGGCGGTAACTCGGGCGGTCCACTCTACAACAGCCTGGGAGAAGTGATCGGCATTAATTCTGGTGAACGTCGTTTTGCCCGACGCATGGCATTCTCCATACCGATCGACAAGTGCATCACCCTCATGCCCGGCCTTTTGACCGATGCAGCCTATTACAAGTTCACTCTAGGCATGAACGTCGATGCAAGAAGCGTGGGGATAGTAACTAATGTCGTTGCTGGCACTCCTGCTGAGGTTGCTGGAGTGAAAGTTGGCGATCGCGTTATTAATGTAGACGGTAAGACGGTCAAACTAGGTCTGGATTTCTGGACCTACCTAATCGACCTTAAGCCAGGCACAGCCGTACGTTTAACGCTGAAACGCGGCAAGGCAGATGTCATCACCACTGTTATTTTGGGAGCGCCGAAGTAG
- a CDS encoding TIM barrel protein, with translation MKITVASFSFHGLLNAGMMDIFGYLETVRYRFGLDAADIWSGTLASLDDDYIRKVREALDERELVLANLCVDGPHPWEDDVESRVAHRVQALKWMKAAEILGAKTLRIDMGGTGETFTEEQYDYVVKRFKEYAKRAWDNGYRVGPETHWGPELTLAVQQRVCEEVDHPGYGILLHLGHWNGGPEAEVAGDIAIAPWVMHTHVDARLTAAGPEPRLRAVRDAGYEGYWGVEHHSANNEYAELAWQLGVIKRAESRLIRGEA, from the coding sequence ATGAAAATCACGGTTGCTTCCTTTTCTTTTCATGGACTGCTTAACGCGGGCATGATGGATATCTTTGGGTATTTGGAGACGGTTCGGTATCGATTCGGGCTGGATGCCGCTGATATCTGGAGCGGCACATTAGCCAGCCTCGATGACGACTATATCCGCAAAGTGCGCGAGGCGTTGGATGAGCGAGAGCTTGTTCTGGCAAACCTGTGCGTTGACGGGCCGCATCCTTGGGAAGATGATGTCGAATCGCGGGTTGCGCATCGCGTTCAGGCTCTAAAGTGGATGAAGGCAGCTGAGATACTGGGCGCGAAGACGTTGCGTATTGATATGGGTGGAACCGGAGAGACTTTCACCGAAGAACAATATGACTACGTAGTAAAGCGGTTTAAAGAATATGCAAAGCGGGCGTGGGACAATGGATATCGCGTTGGTCCCGAAACTCACTGGGGACCGGAACTTACCTTAGCCGTCCAACAAAGAGTGTGCGAAGAGGTAGACCATCCGGGATATGGCATTCTGCTTCACCTTGGCCACTGGAACGGTGGGCCGGAAGCAGAGGTCGCGGGAGACATAGCCATCGCCCCGTGGGTGATGCACACTCATGTTGATGCGCGCTTAACAGCGGCAGGCCCTGAACCTAGACTGCGCGCTGTGCGGGATGCCGGTTATGAAGGCTATTGGGGCGTCGAGCACCACTCCGCCAACAACGAATATGCGGAACTGGCTTGGCAACTTGGCGTTATCAAACGGGCGGAGTCCAGACTTATTCGAGGAGAAGCATAA